Part of the Pedobacter sp. MC2016-14 genome is shown below.
ATACGCACTACATCCCCAATAAAATCATACTTGCAGGAACAAATTCTACACTTCCATTGTTAAAAGATAAGCAAAGCATTGAAACAAAAATCTATATTTGCCGAAATAAGGCCTGTCAGCTGCCAGTTGGTACTGTTGATGAAGCCATAAATAACTTGAACTAATAAAAACAATATAATGAGTATTAAACCCAATACAGTAGTATCATTAACGTATGAATTGCATACAACTAATGAAGAAGGACAACAAGTTTTTGTAGAAAAGGCCGATGAGCAAAATGCTTTGGTTTTTTTATATGGTACAGGAATGATGCTGCCAAAGTTTGAGGAGCATCTAGCAGGTTTAAATGTAGGTGATGAATATAGTTTTGAGTTAACTGCAGCAGATGGATACGGTGAACAAGATCCTGGTGCTTTTGCAGATTTACCTAAAGATATGTTTGCTGAAGTTGATCTTCCAGCTGTAGGAGATGTGATCCCTTTGCAAGATAACCAGGGAAACCACTTCAGAGCAGGTGTAACAGCCATTCATGAAGATACCGTTTCTGTAGATTTAAATCACCCGATGGCAGGTAAAAACCTGATTTTTGCTGGTACTATCCTTGCAGTTCGTGAAGCGACTGCTGATGAATTGAGCCATGGTCATGCACATGGTGCAGACGGACATTCAGGTCACTAAATAAATAACTTAATGCTGTTGAAGAACAGCAGATATAAAATAGGTTGCAATGATTAATTGCAGCCTATTTTTAGTTGTTCTCCAGAAATACTACCCCGGCATCTGTAATTGTTGCAGAAGGGTGGGCATCATCCGCATGGATAACAATATATCCCAATCTTTCCAATTCTTCATAAGATTCTTCCATTCCACCAAGGATCACAGAACTCACTTCCTGTTCAATTGAGCTGAGTAATGTTTTAATTTCTTCTCGTTCCATTGTTTTAGATTTATAGTATAACAAAAATGGGCAGGATATGTTTACCCTGCCCATTTATTCTTCACGCTAATTTAAATGCGCAATTATTTGTACATCTCTGCTCTCAAGGCAGCAACTTCATCACTGTTAATGTAGTCATCATACGTCATCATCTTATCAATGGTGCCTTTTGGCGTAATTTCAATAATGCGGGTGGCAACAGATTCAGTCAAGGCATGATCTCGGGAGGTAAACAAAATAGTTCCTCTAAAATCTTTCATACCGTTGTTTAGCGCTGTAATCGACTCCAGATCCAGGTGATTGGTTGGCTCATCAAAAAGCAATAAGTTGGCATGTTTAAGCATCATTTGAGAGAACATGCAACGCATTTTTTCCCCTCCGGATAGTACCTTCACATTTTTTAAAACCTCTTCTCCTGAGAACAACATCCTGCCCAGAAAACTTCTTACAAACTGCTCGTCCTGGTCTGTGCCCGAGTACTCACGCAGCCAGTCCACCAGGTTTTCATCCTTACCTTCAAAATATGGCTCATTATCGTTCGGAATGTCAGCAACGCTGATGGTAATTCCAAATTTATATTCACCTGTATAATCCTTATCTCTGCCAGTTAGTACATCATAAAAAGCAGCAGTTGCCAAACTGTTCTGAGAAAGGACAGCTATTTTGTCGCCTTTGTTCACCATAAAGTTAATGTTCTTGAACATCACTTCACCATTTACAGTTTTCGAAAGGTTCTCTACCTGTAAAATCTGGTCACCAGCTTCTCTACCCAGGTTATTGAATAAAATTGCAGGGTATTTGCGACTGGAAGCTTTAATTTCTGAAATGTCAATTTTATCTAAAGCCTTTTTACGGGAAGTAGCTTGTTTTGATTTAGAAGCATTGGCACTAAAGCGTTGGATAAATTCCTGAAGTTCCTTAACTTTTTCTTCCAGTTTTTTATTCTGGTCGCTGCGTTGTTTCAGCGCCAATTGACTAGATTCATACCAGAAGCTGTAGTTACCAGAATAGATGTTCATTTTACTGAAATCTATATCTACAATATGCGTACATACAGCATCAAGAAAGTGTCTGTCGTGAGATACCACAAGTACAATATTCTGATAGTCTGCCAGGAAATTCTCCAACCAGGCAATGGTTTCAATATCCAAGTCGTTGGTTGGCTCATCCAGTAATAAAATGTCCGGGTTACCAAAAAGTGCCTGAGCCAATAACACACGTACTTTTTGCTTACCATCTAATTCTTTCACCATTTTATAATGATGCTCTTCCTTGATACCAAGGTTGCTCAGCATGGTTGCTGCATTGCTTTCCATGTTCCACCCATCCATCTCTGCAAACCTGTTTTCCAGTTCTCCGGCACGCTCTCCATCTTTGTCAGAAAAATCTTCTTTCAAATAAATGGCATCTTTCTCTTTCATGATGTCATACAATTCCTTGTGGCCCATCATCACCGTTTCAATTACGCTAAAATCATCGAACTCGTGGTGGTTTTGTTTTAAAACGGCCATGCGTTCGCCAGGTGTAAAGGCTACACTTCCGGAAGTCTGGCTCACTTCGCCCGATAAAATTTTAAGAAAAGTAGATTTACCTGCGCCGTTAGCTCCAATTACCCCATAGCAATTGCCCTGGTTAAATTTTAAGTTTACATCTTCAAATAAAGTACGTTTTCCGTAACGCAGTGATAAATTAGAAACTGAAATCATATTGCTGAAAAATAAGCCGCAAAAGTACGCATAATTTATAAACTGAACCTTGAAGTCAAGCTGCCTTTTAAATTTTTGTATAATTTAGCTGTATATAAATAGTCTTAAAATGTCAAAAGAACAGTTAATTGCACAATTGTAAGAGCAGCCGCAATCGCAAATGGTTGCTATATTGAGAGCGTGTCGCTTTTTTGCAAGGGCCAAAATGGTTAAAAAGACATTGGATAAACACTTAGACGATCTCTAAATTCTATTTTTGTATCAATGGATTCACAAATCGAAATATTAAGCAACATCATAAAACGGAGAAGGAGCATTTTTCCCGTAAGTTATACTTCGCAGGAAATCCCTGTTGAAGTCATTGAAAAGATTCTTGAAAGCGCCAACTATGCGCCAACACATAAAATGACCCAACCCTGGAGGTTTATTGTCTATAGAAAAGAGGGGAAAACTAAACTGGGATTAGAATTGGCGCGGATTTATAAGGAAGCAACGGCACCAGAAAAGTTTCTTCAGAAAAAATACGACAGCATTGCGGAGAAATTTGATCAGTCCAGCTGTGTTTTAGCCATCAACGCTCAATTGCATCCTGAAAAATTACCCGCCTGGGAAGAGGTTGCCGCCCTGGCTTGTGCAGTACAAAATATGTCTTTAACTGCCGAGGCTTTAAATGTAGGTGCGTATTGGAGTTCTCCGGATACCATTAGTGAATTGGGTGCATTTATGGAACTGAAGGAAAATGAGCAGTGCTTTGGTTTATTTTATATGGGATATCATGAAGAAGAGGAAAGGACTGCAGTGCGAACACCAATGTCTGAAAAAGTGAAATGGGTAGAAGAATAAGGGTATGGAAAATTTAAAAGCAGGCGTTTATCAACTTTGTCTGGCCTTTATCCGGCAAAGGATTGAAACTGCAGAAACGGCATTGGCCCAGGCGCAGGAAGCCAGTAACGACGACACCAAAAGTAGTGCTGGAGATAAGTTTGAAACCACAAGGGAGATGATGCAGCAAGACATTAGCAGGAACAAAGGGTTATTGGCAGATGCAAAGCAAAATCTGCAATTATTGAATTCTCTGGAAGATGCGCCATTAGGTGTCTCAGTTAGAAACGGAAGCCTTGTTTATACCTCAGCTGGCATTTTTTATATCAGTATTCCCGCCGGGCAGTTGACTTATAAGGATCAGCAGGTCTTTGCCATTTCGGCTTCATCACCTATAGGGCAGTTGTTCTTCGGGAAAAAAGCTGGTGATTTGGTGAGTTTTAATAAAAAAGATTACACTATAAAAGAGGTGTTGTAAAAAATGCATTTAAACAAGAAAGCCATTCTGATCTTTTAGAATGGCTTTCTTGTTTAAACTTATAGTGGTATTAGAAACTGTTTCTAATGGCATTACTTAAAGTTTTTGGACTCCAGTATCCACTTGCAATAATCCTTCTTACTGTATATAACGGATAGTTTTGATCACGTTTATCAGCTAATGAGAAAGCCATTCTAAAGCCACGTTTCTTCAGTTCAGGAAAACCTTCAGCATTCCACAATCCAAAAGGATAAGCAAACTCTGTCATCTTTTTTCCTGTAATCTCCTCCAGTTTTTTTGTCGGCTTGTCCAATTGCTCTTCCCAATCTTTACCCTGGTATTTCTTAAAGTTTTTGTGATCGTAAGTGTGGCTTCCAATAACATTTCCTTCATCAGATAATTGTTTGATTTGTTCCTTGGTCATATAGTCTACAAATTTTCCTTTGCGGCCAATAGAAACCGTCATGATAAAATACATTGCCTTATAGCCGTACTTTTTAAGTGTAGGGGCAGCAATAGTAAACTGGTCCATGTCTGTATCATCAAAAGTCAGCATAATAGGTTTAGATGGCAGTGCTGCACCTGTGTTTAAATACGCATACAACTGATCAGGAGAGATGGTGTGGTAGCCACTATCCGACAGCATTTTGATCTGGTCTTTAAAATTTTGAATCTCTACAATATAGTCTTTACCTACTTTTCCATCTTTCGGTGTCCAGTTTCGCACCTGATGGTAGCATAAAATAGGAACTTGTTTGCGTGCCAGTATGGTTTTAGCATCTGCAACTTTAATTTTGCTTACATCAATGGATTGAGCCGTTTCTGCACTGTTTTCTGTAGCGTTAGTGGTACTATTTGTTGAGGTGCTGTCTTTGCTATCGGCGGCAGAAGTTTGAGATTTAGATTGGCAGCCGGCAGTTAAAATTAGCGCGGCCAGGGCAAGGTTTAATAAATGGTGTTTCATATTGTAGATTTGCTGCAAAACTATAGCTAATTTATTACACAGCAAAACAAGCAAGGATTTTATTTATTCGATAGTTTTGAACTTTCACAATTAGATGCTTATGAAACAATACTACGTTATTTTATTAGGTGCGGTCATGATGTGGACCACTGCTTTTTCGCAAGGCCAGGCAGAAAAGCCTGGAGCAGTTTCCCGCGCTAACTATCAGCTGGCTTCCCGGTTTTCGCCAAACAAACTAAAAAAGATGATTTATTCTACTACCGTAGATCCACATTGGCTTAAATTGAGTAACAGATTTTGGTATTTGTATGAAACACCTGCAGGTAAAGAATGGAAGATTGTTGATGTGACCACCCGTACTAAGAAACCGTTATTTAATACCGCTAAACTTGCTGCAGAGATTACAGTCATAGTTAGAGATCCGTTTGATGCACAGCATTTGCCAATTGATAACTTTAAATTTTCAAAAGATGAGAAGAGCGTTACATTTGAGATAAAAAGCACTGTAGATCAGCTAAAAAAGGATAGAAAAGACAAAAAGGCTGCAGATTCAATGGAAAAAAAGATCTATTGTTTCAATTACGACCTTGCAAATTCTAAACTAACAGAAGTGGCTAATTTTACCAAGCCAAAGCCAAAACCTGCCTGGGGTTCTGTAGCACCAGATTCTTCTGCAATAGTATTTAGCAGGAATTATAACCTGTACTGGATGGATAAATTAAATTACCAGAAGGCAGTAAAAAATGAAGATGACAGTACCATTGTAGAACACCAGCTAACAAAAGATGGCCTTAAGTTTTATGCTTATGGCAGTGATGGCGATGGGGAGAACAATGAAGAGAATATCAAAAACGATAAAAAAAGGAGAAATGCGTATGTGCTCTGGTCTCCAAATTCAAAATATTTTGTATTAAACAGGTCCGACTCCCGGAAGGTAAAAGACATGTGGGTTATCAATAGCATTGCTGCGGCAAGGCCAACCCTTGAGACTTATAAGTATCAGTTGCCTGGAGAAAAGGAATCTCCTGTTTATGAATTGTGGTTGTTTAACTTTGAGCTTAAAACCGGAAAAAAACTAAATGTGGCTGCTTTTAAAGATCAAACGTTATCAGCATGGTCTGCACCGGTACTAAACAAAGACCGCGATAATGAATTTAGGCCTTCAGTTTGGTTGGGTAACAATAGTAAAATTTATTTTTCACGTACCAGCCGCGATTTAAAAAGAATAGATGTTTGTACGGTAGACATCAGTTCTGGTAAAGTTGATCAGGTAATTGAAGAGCGTTTTAATACTTATGTGGAGGTTAATCGCCCTGGCCTGGTTAATGATGGAAAAGAGCTTATTCATTGGTCTGAGCGTGATGGATGGGGACATTTCTATTTGTTTGATGGCGCAGGAAAGCTGAAAAACCAAATTACAAAAGGCGCATTTCATTGTGAAAATATTGAGAAAATAGACGAAAAAAACAGGGTGCTTTATTTTACGGCCAATGGAAGGGAGGGTAAAGAAGATCCATACTACCTGCATCTTTACCGCATCAATTTTGACGGTTCCGGAATTAAATTGCTCAATGCAGGCGATTTTGACCATGGTGTAAGTCTTAATGACGAGGGACAGTATTTCGTTGATAACTTTTCCAGGGTAAATACGGTTCCAAAATCTGTACTTATAGACCATAACGGAACCAAGGTAATGGATTTGGAAACTACAGATCTTTCTCTGTTGATGGCTGCAGGCTATCAATTTCCTGAGCCTTTTAAGGTGAAAGCAGATGATGGTATCACAGATTTATATGGGGTAATGTATAAGCCCTTTGATTTTGATCCGGCCAAAAAATATCCCATTATTGAATATGTATACCCAGGCCCGCAAACAGAAGCGGTAAATAAATCTTTCAGCAGAAGTATGGACCGTACAGAGCGCCTCGCCCAGTTTGGATACATTGTAATTACTGTTGGAAACAGAGGGGGCAATCCTTCAAGATCTAAATGGTATCACACTTATGGTTATGGAAATTTGCGCGACTACGGTTTAGCAGATAAAAAAGCTGCGGTTGAACAGCTATCCTACAAGTACAATTACATAGACGCCAGTAAGGTAGGCATTACCGGCCACTCGGGCGGTGGATTTATGTCTACTGCCGCAATGCTGGTTTATCCGGATTTCTTTAAAGTGGCCGTGTCTAATGCAGGAAATCATGACAATAGTATTTACAATCGTTGGTGGAGCGAGAAACATCATGGGGTAAAGGAGATGGTGACGGCAAAAGGAGATACAACTTTTACCTATGCCATTGATAAAAATCCTGACTTAGCTAAAAATCTGAAAGGGCAGTTGATGATTATGACTGGTGATGTAGATAATAATGTAAATCCCGCAAATACCATTCGTTTAGCCAATGCTTTAATTAAAGCGGGTAAAAGATTTGAGTTTGTGATCTTGCCTGGACAGCGCCATGCTTTTGGCGACTATACGGAGTATGCTTTTTGGAAACTTGCTGATCATTTCAATAAATACCTCATGGGAGATTTCAGCAATGCAGGGCAGGTAGATATTCTGGAGATTGACCGGGAAATAGAGATGAACGGAAAATCCGGAAGATAAAAAAAGGGCGGCCTTCATGTCATGAAGGCCGCCCTTTTTTACGAGTATCTATTTTTAGAAATAGAACTGAACACCAATTTTTGGTGCAAAGAAGTCCGCGCCGATGTTAAAATCTTTGCTTCCGCTGATTTTGTCACCATTTGCATTTTCTAACTTATTGTCGTTATAGCTAATGCCTTGAACAGCAAACTCAATACCGAAACTTTTAGTTGGAAAGAAAGCAAAACCTGGAGATAAAGCAATACCTATAGTGTTGTTTTTGCCAGTCTTGGTCATGTTGTCACCATTAACATCGCCAACTTTATTATTGCCAAATGACATTGGTACTGACAACTGGCCAAAGAATTTAAACTGATCACTCACACCTTTGTAGGCACGTGCAAAAGGACTTACTACAAAAGCGCTGGTTTGAACAGATGCAACAGTTGTATAATCTTTTGCATATTGGTATCCAATTCCGGTACCCACAGCAATATTGTTAGCCACAAAATAACCTACACTAGGAACAATTTGAAAAGTTTTGTCTGCTTTATTTGCTCCATCTACTTTTTCTGATTGGTACTGAACGGTTCCACCAACAACAAAATTTCCTTTTTCAGTTTGTGCCTGAGTAGTAAATGCAATTGCAGAAACTGCAAGTAATGATAATACTAATTTTTTCATTTTTTTATGATTTAATTTAAATCTGGTCAATGCTCTTTTGGTTTTATTTTCTGACCATTGTTGTCATATAGTCAATGTCAGTGCCAAAGTGTATCTGGGTCAGCGTGCCAAAAAACACACTTTTTCTTAACTTGCTAATTGATAGTAAAATGAGTTTTTGAAAAAATCAGCTTATTATTTTGAGCTGACAATAGCATTAAATTCTTATTAAATTAACTTTTTGATAACACAGACACTTTGACTTTTTTTGCGAATTTGTCAGTATTGTGGATGCGTTTTTTGTCAGTACAGGTGTAAATTGCCGAAATCATCGAGGAGAAGATTTCTTTAACATAATTAAAAAAATATCCTTATTTTCATAAATCAATATATGTCTTTAGTTGTTATAACCTTATGAGATTATCAATAGAGCGAAAACCAGTAAAAGTATATCCAGATCCCAAACGCGTTATTGCCAGATTTTTCTTTAATGGAGAAGAGCGCGCCAAAGAGGTGATTAAAAAGGTATTGGAGTTGTCTGATCAGGAAGTTTTTAGTATCATATCTCCGCTTTTGCAGGAGTATTCTAAAAGACACCGAAATATCACCAAAATCCTTGCGCGCAACTGCAAGCGGATAAAGCCTTGTATGGATCAGATAGAGGTTGATTATGAATCCCTCGACAAATATCAAAGACTGCTGATAGGATCTTATTTTACACATGAATACTCAATTGAATCTGCTGCCTTTTTTAATCCCTCTATTGTGGATGATCCGGATCAGTCGGATTTGGTAGAAGGTGAAAAACGCGTTATTATAAGCTTTAGGGCAGTCGGTGAAGGTCATATTTCTTCAGTGGTTTTCCGTCGTGCACTAATAGACCGGTTCAATAACATTACGGTTATGCCTGCAGGTAATTATATTGATGAGGCAGAAATCATTAAGAATGCTGTATACAACAAGAAGCTTTTTTTAAAGAAAGCCATTGAATCTAATATTGATACCAGGATCGTAAATGAGGTAGGGGATAAGCTGCAGGATAAGTTTGATTATACTGTATTAAGGCGATTGATCCTTGATTCTAAGAACCTTCAGGAAGATGATATTATGAAACTGGAGTACGATAAGGTACTTTGGTTATCAGATACTTATCATGAAATCAGTTTTTCAAGAGATACCGATATTTCAGATCGTGTAATTTTCCCGATTTCGGAATTTGAAAGAAAAGGAATAGAGGATGCCAGGTTTGTAAAATTTGTAAAGGATGATGGTTCTATTATCTATTACGCAACCTATACTGCTTTTGACGGGGCTATGATTATGCCTAAGCTTTTACAAACTACAGATTTTTACGATTTTAAAATCAGTCCTTTGCATGGTACAGGTGCCCAGAACAAGAACCTGGCCTTGTTTCCCCGAAAAATTAAGGGTAGATATGCAATGATGTCCCGGATTGATGGCTGGAACAACTACCTGATGTATTCAGATAAGATTACCGTTTGGGATAAGCCCGTTAAATTACAGCAACCTCAGTTTTCATGGGAGTTTATACAAATTGGTAATTGTGGATCGCCTATCGAGACCAAAGATGGCTGGTTAATTATTACGCATGGGGTTGGTCCTATGCGCAGGTATTGCCTTGGTGCTAGCTTGCTGGATCTTGAAGATCCTTCAATAGAAATAGGTCGTTTAAGTGAGCCTTTGCTCATTCCAAATACAGATGAGCGTGAAGGCTATGTGCCCAACGTATTGTATTCATGCGGTTCAATCATTCATAACAATACCCTTATTATTCCTTATGGACTATCAGATTATTGTTCTTCATTTGCTACGGTAGACCTGCAATTGTTGCTGGATAAGCTTAAGAACTCCAATGCACCCATTCCTATTGTAAACGAATAGGCACTTAAAAGTTTAAAATTTTATGGTAGAGGGCTACATAGTCATCTGCCATTTTTTTTGCTGAAAATTTACCAATCGCCCAGTCAGAACAGTATTGTCTGTTGATATTGGGTAATTCCTTTACCGCTTCAACAGCCTCATGGGTATCCTGAACAAGGAAACCCGTTTTGCCAGATTGAATGAGCTCTGGCATTGAGCCTCTGTTAAACGCAATTACAGGCGTTCCGCAAATCATGGCCTCCGCAACGCTCAGGCCAAATGGCTCGTCAAAATTGATGGGATGTAACAACGCAGAAGCATTTGATAAGAGCTTGTTTCTCTCTTCCGGACCTGCAGAACCTGTAAAAACAATATTTTCATCCAGCTGCGGTTGTATTCGTTCTCTATAGTAGGCCTCATCTTGTATAATTCCTGCAATGATTAGTTTACGACCACATTGCCGGGCAATTTCAATGGCTTCCGCGGTGCCTTTATCAGGGTGGATTCTGCCAAAAAAAAGTAGGTAATCTGCGGGTGTATGGTTAAACTGAAACTCATCTGTCTCTATGCCATTGTACACTGTTGCCAGGTAGTTAAGGTTTGGATGTCGGTTGGCATCACTAATAGATACATAACTGCTGCTCTTATTGTATTTTTGATAAACAGGAATAATTTTTTCGGAAGAGAAGCCGTGGATGGTGGTAATTACGGGTGTTTTAATGAGAGCTGAAAAGCTTAAAGGCAAAAAATCAAAATGATTGTGTATGATATCAAACTGATTTGACTTTTCCATCAGGTTGCTGATGTGCAAACATTCTATCACCTTTGCATCCTGATTTCGGTTTTCTTCGTAACCACTTTCTATTACCGAGTCAAGTTTGGCCTTCGTTAACGAGTCGCCGGTTGCAAAAAGCGTTACCTCATGCCCCGCTTTTACCAATCTCTCTGTTAGGTTTGAAGCCATTTGCTCCCAGGGACCGTAGTGGCGCGGAGGGGTTCTCCACGCCACGGTAGACAATACAGCTATTTTTAAACTCATAAATGAATTAAATAGCTTCTTTTTGCATAGCTGTCAATTCGCTGCTTTGAATGTATTGATATTCCGATTCCAATGCCTGTAATACCATCAGGTGCGAAATCCAATAAGCCAATGTGCTTTCTGCACCCTGGTTGCGGTTTACGCCGTATTCTTGTAGCCCATCTCCACAGCCTTTGGTTTCATGATCGTATAATGGTACCCGTAGACTGTTTTCTCCTAAAAACCACTGATAGCTTAGGTTCATTTGTTTAATGTAAACCAGGTCCTTTGTAATCAGATAAGCTTTAAAGTACATCAGTACCATGGCCATAGTCTCTATCGCTTGCTGATCGTATAAGGCCATGTCTCCACCGTCGCGGTACAACCAGCCATCATTGCCTACAGGATTTAAGTAGCCATGTATCAATGTTTTTTGGGTAAGGAATTCCATGCTTTCTAATGCAATATCCAGTGCTTCCTTGTCCTGGCTCACCTCGTAGTAAGAGAATAATGCCAAAGGCAATATTCCGTTATCATAGGTCATTTTCTCTTCAAACCAATGCCATGAACCAATTTTATTGGTTTTATAAGCATCTTTTAATGGGATAACAAGCATGTCCATTTGCGCCCTGATGTGCTCATCATAAGGGTGTGCTTCCATATATTTAGAAAGCCCGATCATTGTGTTTCCAATTCCCCTCAAGTGTTTCAGGGCTCTAAAGTGTGGTACTGACTTAAGGAAAAGATCGGTGCCAAACTCACGGTAAGAATTGTTGGGCGCATTGCTAATGAGGTAACCTAATGACCAAATGGTGCGGCCAAATGAATCTTCTGAGCCTACTTCATCCAGGTAGTTCCGGTTAAAACTAAGGAAGTTGCGGAAATTACCGTTGTCTAGCTGCATATATTGAATATAGCTGAGGTAAATCGGTAAAAGATCCAGTGCAACCTTGCTTTTATTTTGCTGGTAAGCTAAAATTGCCAGTATTAAAGCTCTCGCATTGTCATCAAGGCAATAGCCTTCTTTAAGGTTGGGGATGCCGTATTTAGCATGCTGTACAATTCCGGTATCATCTGTTAGCCTTTGAATATGTGCCAGGCTAAATGCAGGCATCATATCCGGGTCTATAATCTGCTTTCCGGCTTTTTCCATCTCTATTAGGTATTTAGAAATGGCTTCTTCCAATACATCAATAAAAACCTGCCCGGTCATAGGCCAGCGTAAATGCAAACCATATTCATAGGCATTGGCTTTTAGTTCTTTTAATTTACCGTTGTCGTCCAGCAGTTCATTAATGTTTTCGGCCAGGGCATTAGCATCCCTAAAGTCAAATAAGCGGCCGCGGTTGTCTGCAAGTAGCTCCTGCGCATGCCAATAAGGGGTAGATACCACCGCTGCACCCGCACCAACCGCATAAGATAATGTGCCACTTGTAATTTGCGCTTCATTTAAATAGGGGGTAACGTAAACATCACAAGCTGTCAGGTAATCGAAAAGTTCTTCTTCCGAAACAAATTTATTGATAAAAGTGAGGTTTCTTTCTACATCAAGTTTTTGGGCCAGACGTTTTAAGCTGTCGCGGTATTCCTCTCCCGAATTCCGGATTACGCCGGGGTGTGTAGTACCCAGGATAACGTACATTACG
Proteins encoded:
- a CDS encoding glycosyltransferase family 4 protein; this encodes MSLKIAVLSTVAWRTPPRHYGPWEQMASNLTERLVKAGHEVTLFATGDSLTKAKLDSVIESGYEENRNQDAKVIECLHISNLMEKSNQFDIIHNHFDFLPLSFSALIKTPVITTIHGFSSEKIIPVYQKYNKSSSYVSISDANRHPNLNYLATVYNGIETDEFQFNHTPADYLLFFGRIHPDKGTAEAIEIARQCGRKLIIAGIIQDEAYYRERIQPQLDENIVFTGSAGPEERNKLLSNASALLHPINFDEPFGLSVAEAMICGTPVIAFNRGSMPELIQSGKTGFLVQDTHEAVEAVKELPNINRQYCSDWAIGKFSAKKMADDYVALYHKILNF
- a CDS encoding glycosyltransferase family 4 protein translates to MKIAYISSYPPRECGIATFNNNLLRAIGHDKATVSEDSFVVAMNDSDSINTYEYPKEVEYIIRQENQKDYIRGADYINTSLADACILEHEFGIFGGECGVYILPLLARLKKPLITIFHTILKDPSYMQLTIIREIAKHSSRIIVMSHRAVGFLTSIYGIDYSKIQLIEHGVPDLEAKRNNPVKQSLPFKNRRVLFTFGLIGRNKGLETMIEALPAIVKNHPDVMYVILGTTHPGVIRNSGEEYRDSLKRLAQKLDVERNLTFINKFVSEEELFDYLTACDVYVTPYLNEAQITSGTLSYAVGAGAAVVSTPYWHAQELLADNRGRLFDFRDANALAENINELLDDNGKLKELKANAYEYGLHLRWPMTGQVFIDVLEEAISKYLIEMEKAGKQIIDPDMMPAFSLAHIQRLTDDTGIVQHAKYGIPNLKEGYCLDDNARALILAILAYQQNKSKVALDLLPIYLSYIQYMQLDNGNFRNFLSFNRNYLDEVGSEDSFGRTIWSLGYLISNAPNNSYREFGTDLFLKSVPHFRALKHLRGIGNTMIGLSKYMEAHPYDEHIRAQMDMLVIPLKDAYKTNKIGSWHWFEEKMTYDNGILPLALFSYYEVSQDKEALDIALESMEFLTQKTLIHGYLNPVGNDGWLYRDGGDMALYDQQAIETMAMVLMYFKAYLITKDLVYIKQMNLSYQWFLGENSLRVPLYDHETKGCGDGLQEYGVNRNQGAESTLAYWISHLMVLQALESEYQYIQSSELTAMQKEAI